CCCGACGCAGTAGCCGTCGAGACGCACGTAGATGCGCTTGAAATCGCCACCGAGGGCGCGCGCCACGTCGAGCAGGCAATCGGCGAGCGTCGCGAAGCCGCCGTTGCTGTAGGAGCTGGGCGGGATCACGCCTTTGGAACGCGGCGCGCGAACGGAGTAAGCGTACGACGCAGCCTCTTTCCGCAACTCCACCACGGGCTGCAGGCCGCATTGAACTTCCCCGGTTCTTCTCATGGCCGCAGTGTAAGTGCCTCCAAAACGAGAAAACGGCGCGCGTTGTGTGCGCGGGATCGGCAGGAGCTTGGCTGATACGACTTTTTCGTTTTTGTTCTACCCTGAACGGCACCTGAACCACGGCTTTCCGTGGCATTCTGAAAAGGGCCATATCTGCCCGGCGCGCGCGCTTCCAACGAGCGCCCGATGCGCCTCTTCAACCCCAACGTTCGAGGAACTCCGATGCAGCTTGGGCAAAGGATGCGCGCGTTCGTAGTCGTCGGTAGCTGGGCGCTCGTGCTCGGCATGTGGAGTTGCGGCGGAGGTGGTGGCGGAGGTGGTAGCGGCGCTTTCCTGCCGGTTGTGCCGGTGGCCACCGTTGCACCGCCGGCCGATGCGCCGGCCACGCCGCCCGCACCCGATGCGCCGGCCACGCCAGCCGAGCCCGCGCCACCCGCCGAACCAGCTCCTGCCGCGAGCCGCGTCGTCTCCGACACCATCACCTCGGCCAAGACGGGCGCAAGCTACGCGCTCGAGATCTACCTGCCGGCCTCCTACGACGGCGGTTCGACGGCTTATCCGGTCATCTATGCGATGGACGGCGACGGCATCTTCAATCCGCCCGGCACTCGGTTCTCGAATCTCAAGGACATCCTCGAGCAGCGCCGCACCGAGGCAATCCTGGTCGGCATCGGCGGCACGGCCCGCCGCGAGCAGGACTACACGATGCCGGGCGCCGTGCCGTACCACGACTTCCTTGTGCTCGAACTGGTGCCGTTCATCGAGGCGAAGTACCGCGCCGATGCGAAAAGGCGCCTGTTGGCCGGCCTGTCGCTGAGCGGGAGTATGGCCGGCATTGCGCTGTTCCTCGAAGGCGCGGCGGGCAGCCTGGCGTTCTCGCACTTCCTGGCGTTCGAAGCCGCGTTCGCCTTCCAGACGGCCGAGTACGAAGACCTCGAGCAGCGAATGCACGATGCGCTGGGCGACCGGCCCCTGCCTGCAACGCTGGTTCTCACGCGCTGCGACAACCCGAACGAGTGCAACTTCGATCCGGTGGGCCGGATGCACGCGCGGCTTGTGGCTCGCGGCTACCCGGGCCTGTCGATCACCGAAACCACCTACTCGACGACGCACACCCAGACCGACATTCCGTCGTTCGCCGATGCGGTCGCCAGGCTGCTGCCGTAGCAGCGGCCCCTTGCCAGCTCAGAAGCGGTCCTGCAGCCCCATGGCCGGATCGCTCACCGAGTGCCGGCCGGTCTCGATACGGCCGGCAAGGCGCCGGTAGAACGAAGGGTCGGCATCGCAGGTGACCACGAAGTCGTACCACTGGCCGCTCGCGTCCAGGTTCCAGCGCATGCCGGTTTCGCCGCCGCCCTTGACGCGGATGCTCCATGAGCCGTCGGGGTTGTGGCCATAGGTGCCGTTGTCGTCGTTGCCATTGCGGTCCCGGCCGCCGGCCTGGTAGGCGTCGGGGCGCGGATAGGCCTTGTTGGGCTGCACGGTGAAGCGGCAATCGCGCCGGCCGTCGTTGCGCATCTGCAGGTAGAGGTCGCCGCGGCGCGCGTCGTAGCCCACGCGGATCTCGGGCGCGGGCGCGCTGCCGGCGCGCAGCCGGTTCAGGTCGCCCTTGAACTGGCGATGAAAGCCGTTGGGGCCGAGCACCCACAGGTCGTACAGGCCGGCATCGTCGCTCATGGCGTTCCAGTGGCCGTCGAGCTGCTTGCCGGGCTCCACCACGTAGCGGCGCGGCAGGCGGTCGGGCAGGTGCAGCTTGTCGTAGACGTGGAACACGGCAGCGGCCTGGCCGCTGTTGGCGAACAGCAGCTGGACGCGGCCGT
This genomic window from Variovorax paradoxus contains:
- a CDS encoding alpha/beta hydrolase; this translates as MQLGQRMRAFVVVGSWALVLGMWSCGGGGGGGGSGAFLPVVPVATVAPPADAPATPPAPDAPATPAEPAPPAEPAPAASRVVSDTITSAKTGASYALEIYLPASYDGGSTAYPVIYAMDGDGIFNPPGTRFSNLKDILEQRRTEAILVGIGGTARREQDYTMPGAVPYHDFLVLELVPFIEAKYRADAKRRLLAGLSLSGSMAGIALFLEGAAGSLAFSHFLAFEAAFAFQTAEYEDLEQRMHDALGDRPLPATLVLTRCDNPNECNFDPVGRMHARLVARGYPGLSITETTYSTTHTQTDIPSFADAVARLLP